The DNA window GATTTTTATCTAAGATTTGTATTATTTAACGTGTCATATGAATTGCCAGAAACACATGAAGTGTCTTGATGACCTAATAACTAACATTTCGTAAGTATTAAAAATGTCTTGTAtttattatactaaattatTTGCACCTAAGTCCGAGCAATATAGAATTGTCGATATCACTAAACTTAGGGTTTATAACAACACTTGAAACATATCACATGGCAACTTGAACTTAGGGAATAATGAGGTTCATTGCACCCATTCATAGCCAATGTGATTCATTCCCTATTTCACAACAATGAGTGATTCTAATAGGAACAAGAATAGATATTACTAAAAATGCCCCAAAAACATCGTATTCGTAAGAATAAAGACCACAATACTAAGAATTGCGGATTCGAATCACAAAGAGAGCAAAAAAGGATCGGAAGCTCCTCAAAAGgggtttaaaaaataataaatcactCTGAacatttgtgtaaaataaatattcatctTTTATTAGATTTAGAGCAGAAGAGTACAATTAAGACATGTCAAGCAAGTATAAACACAATTATCTTACAAGAAATGGGGAACTAGTAGCATAAACATTTTCTCATTCTTTCAAATTTGGGGAGCCTTGGCACAACGGAGGAGATCACGGATTCAAATTGTGGAAAGAACCACTAGTAGAAATGCAGGGTATGCCAAATGTGACCTGGCTCTTCTCCAAACCCTACGTATAGCGGGAGCTTAGTATACCCAAGCTGCCCTTTAATTTGGATATATAGACTATAGTCTTCTATCCTAGTACAACAACAAGCATATGTCTCGTCAATATTTAACAcgctcaaactatcaaaatgcTGCCCATCCAGCTGCTGTGGTCTTCTTGCTCGAACCAGATCCAGTGGCCGAAGGAAGGCTCCTCTGTAGAAATCCACAAGGAAATGTTGCTCACTTAAAGATGAAAGGATTGTTCATGATGCAGTGGGTAGCAAATACATcttccgttcacttttacttttcACGTGAcgagtaaaaatgaacggaagAGTAATTAAAAAATGTCAATCACATATATCACCAAAGTTCAAGATAAATAAAACATGACTGATGACACATGCCAAAGCTATAATTTTCAAACCTATGTAACTGAATCATCAGCTACGATGCTTGTCTTTCTTCTTTGAATAGATCAACTTGATTATGCCTATAGTTCAACACCTTCTCACAAAGACTAGAAGTGTGAAAACACCTTCTATTTCAAGCCTTCCATATCCTAAGATTTGTCTTCAATATTTGCAAAAGGATTGTTTACTAGAATagataacaataattaaaatgaagaagacaaaagaacactaggtgatttctttccatttgCCTAAACCTTGGTGGACAGAATTACCCGGTACCTGTATTGGTAGGGGGTAGAAAGTATCTGTGGAACAGTTGAGGTACACACAAGCTGGTCCGAACAGCTAACACCACCATTAtcagattttttaaaaacagtAGACAAACAATCCCAAAAGTCTCCCACATGATTTTGTGGGTCCAGAAAAATATGAGCAATTATCCACCGATTGAAGGGGCATTAACAAAGGGTCTCTGGATTGACTTATGGTTTAGCAATATGCAAAGAACTACAATACTAGGAAGTATTATAAATGGCAAGGAACTGACAATACCTCAAGTTGAGAGAGATTGGAAAATGGATCACTGGATTGCCTTGAGCTTCCATTTGGCCCCTTGAGTGCAATACTGGCATTGGTAGAGGTCTTCCGAGAAATAGCTGGATCATTCGGAGGGGGTGGAAGAGGAGACCTGATCTTGTTAGCTCCGCTAGGGGGTGGCGCAATGGCAATGGCCTTTGATTGAACAGCAGCAGAAAGCATGCCCGTTCCACTAGATGATTTGTTCTTCACGTTTATCCTGATGGTTTCACCTTCCTAGGAACCAAACTATCGAAAGTTACTCATTTAGATGAATAACTGAGTAACTAACTGCATTAGAGGACAAACCACTACAACTCAGGAATAGAGTGAAACAATCACTAACTGGAAATCACTTAATGAAAAGGAAACAATGATATGGACAACACTCAATGAGCAAGATGATTAAAAAACTGGAGGAATAAGTTGCATACAGAGAAAACCATCTTACTGGAACGGATTTAGGTATACATTAACACAACACCATACTTAACAACCTCTAATTATAACAAAGCACTCAATTTTCAATTCATGGAATGAGATTGGTGAAGGATCCAAGCAATTCAAGCCCCCAAACTCAATCCGAGACTCAAGAGTAATATGATTACTCCCAAACTCTAGTCAAACTGCATTTTAATCTATTGTGAACTCTTTCACAAGTACACAATTGAAACATATTTCCAATTTGAAATGTTAAGTGCATGTTTTTCAAAAGATAGGCTAGTTCTTTCTAATCCCCACCATCCCCTCTCATAAAACATTTAGAAGAAAACAATCAATCAACTACATTTTAATCACAAATTAGATGGGAGTTAGCTACATGAATTTTCTATATCTATTCCAGtctattcaaattttaaaaagtgaggAAAGGGAGCTTTTTTTGAATCCACAGGGTTCACATCCTATTTTCAGTTTTGATGACCGTTTAGTCAGAATCATATATTCgttcaacttcaaactaagCTGTTTATAGTTGATTACGGATTTAGTCAGACCAAGCTGCAATCTTGGCACAAATTCAGTCAAATTAAGCCTAGTAAAATTTATCACAAATCAAATTCCAAAAATCAcaacttcaaaatctatggGCCCTGCAGCCAAATGCACACTAAGGTTCTAACAGTACTCAATTAACTACAGAGAAACACAAGGCATTATCAAGGAGGAATCTACGAGCTCATTGTCGCGTTCTCATAAATTTGAACTATACATTAAAAACTACATACTGACATATCCAAATAGACAATATCTTCAGCTATATTGCTCCAACTCTCCAAAAATGCCACTGCAACCATGTTCAATCCTCCAAATATGCACTAATTTCAAAGGATCCAAAAGGCATCCAagcaacatttttgaagagtacaatcaacattatcTGCAGTACTTCAACTCACCAGTGCAATAACTACATTATCAAGCAAAATGAAAATACCTTTAATCGATGATTAACAGCAGGATGAATATCAATATGACCATCACTACTCGCTTCAGCTTCATCACCATCCTTCTCAACATCTCTCTTTACATACTTCTCATGATCCGATAACGCTACATTGAAATCAAACGCTTCATTCCTCTCGCTAAACCCTAACCCAATAAACGCATGCTTCCCTGTACCATCTTCGATCTTCAACACAAAGTACCTCGACGAATCAAGCACCGATTCCACTGAACTCTCCCTCTGTCCCGGCGGCACGAAACAAGCTGCGAACAACTCACCGGAATTCGGATCCTCTAATCGGATCTCGCACCGATCGTTACATGATACGACCCGGAGCCGACCCGACCAGATCTTGTCCGTTTGAAGCCACTCGCCGCATTTGTAGCCGCCGGAGGTTGGACGGGGAGGAATTTTGAAGACGTTAACTTCACGTACTACTAGGAGCGTGTGCTCGAAggattcttcatcttcttcaaacgACATTGTTTTGGTTGAGTAATTTgaagtgaagaaaaaaaagatgagaATAGATATATATAGAAGAAACAATATGGTGGGAAAATGGTGGAATAAAAAAGAGAAGTGGATTCTAAGGGAGTTAAAAAAGATATTGAGATTTCAACTAATTTAAAGGTGG is part of the Solanum stenotomum isolate F172 chromosome 8, ASM1918654v1, whole genome shotgun sequence genome and encodes:
- the LOC125872866 gene encoding uncharacterized protein At1g03900-like, which codes for MSFEEDEESFEHTLLVVREVNVFKIPPRPTSGGYKCGEWLQTDKIWSGRLRVVSCNDRCEIRLEDPNSGELFAACFVPPGQRESSVESVLDSSRYFVLKIEDGTGKHAFIGLGFSERNEAFDFNVALSDHEKYVKRDVEKDGDEAEASSDGHIDIHPAVNHRLKEGETIRINVKNKSSSGTGMLSAAVQSKAIAIAPPPSGANKIRSPLPPPPNDPAISRKTSTNASIALKGPNGSSRQSSDPFSNLSQLERSLPSATGSGSSKKTTAAGWAAF